Proteins encoded in a region of the Benincasa hispida cultivar B227 chromosome 2, ASM972705v1, whole genome shotgun sequence genome:
- the LOC120071410 gene encoding ATP-dependent Clp protease ATP-binding subunit ClpA homolog CD4B, chloroplastic — protein MARVLVQSTNIPGLVGGRKNGLSSRGSANVKRVVKMMATVHAPGLTIRSFSGLRGFNSLDNMLRTGRDFHSKMAITISSRRRKASRCVPRAMFERFTEKAIKVIMLAQEEARRLGHNFVGTEQILLGLIGEGTGIAAKVLKSMGINLKDARVEVEKIIGRGSGFVAVEIPFTPRAKRVLELSLEEARQLGHNYIGSEHLLLGLLREGEGVAARVLENLGADPSNIRTQVIRMVGESTEAVGAGVGGGSSGNKMPTLEEYGTNLTKLAEEGKLDPVVGRQQQIERVTQILGRRTKNNPCLIGEPGVGKTAIAEGLAQRIANGDVPETIEGKKVITLDMGLLVAGTKYRGEFEERLKKLMEEIKQSDEIILFIDEVHTLIGAGAAEGAIDAANILKPALARGELQCIGATTLDEYRKHIEKDPALERRFQPVKVPEPSVDETIQILKGLRERYEIHHKLRYTDEALVAAAQLSYQYISDRFLPDKAIDLVDEAGSRVRLRHAQLPEEARELEKELRQITKEKNEAVRSQDFEKAGELRDREMELKTKISALVDKGKEMSKAESEAGDVGPVVTEVDIQHIVSSWTGIPVEKVSTDESDRLLKMEETLHKRVIGQDEAVKAISRAIRRARVGLKNPNRPIASFIFSGPTGVGKSELAKALAAYYFGSEEAMIRLDMSEFMERHTVSKLIGSPPGYVGYTEGGQLTEAVRRRPYTVVLFDEIEKAHPDVFNMMLQILEDGRLTDSKGRTVDFKNTLLIMTSNVGSSVIEKGGRRIGFDLDYDEKDSSYNRIKSLVTEELKQYFRPEFLNRLDEMIVFRQLTKLEVKEIADIMLKEVFDRLKAKEIDLQVTERFRDRVVEEGYNPSYGARPLRRAIMRLLEDSMAEKMLAREIKEGDSVIVDVDSDGNVTVLNGSSGAPESLPDAIPV, from the exons ATGGCTAGAGTTCTGGTTCAGTCGACAAATATTCCTGGTTTGGTCGGTGGAAGAAAGAATGGCCTATCGTCAAGGGGGTCAGCAAATGTAAAACGGGTTGTTAAAATGATGGCCACCGTACATGCACCTGGTTTGACAATAAGAAGTTTCTCTGGACTCAGAGGATTTAATTCTTTGGATAACATGTTGAGAACTGGACGAGATTTTCATTCCAAGATGGCCATTACAATCTCTTCTAGGCGACGAAAGGCTAGCAGATGTGTTCCAAGAGCTATGTTTGAGCGGTTCACAGAAAAGGCAATTAAAGTCATCATGCTTGCCCAGGAGGAAGCAAGGCGGCTTGGTCACAATTTTGTTGGCACAGAGCAGATACTTTTAGGTCTTATTGGCGAAGGCACTGGCATCGCTGCTAAGGTTCTTAAGTCTATGGGAATTAATCTTAAAGACGCGCGCGTGGAGGTGGAGAAGATAATTGGTAGGGGCAGTGGCTTTGTTGCTGTAGAAATTCCATTCACTCCTCGTGCAAAGCGTGTTTTGGAACTTTCTCTCGAGGAAGCTCGCCAACTTG GCCACAATTATATTGGGTCAGAGCACTTGCTTCTGGGACTACTCCGTGAAGGTGAGGGTGTTGCAGCTCGTGTTCTCGAAAACCTAGGTGCTGATCCTAGTAACATTCGCACCCAG GTTATTCGAATGGTTGGTGAGAGCACTGAGGCTGTTGGTGCTGGAGTTGGAGGAGGAAGCAGTGGGAACAAGATGCCAACCCTGGAAGAGTATGGCACAAATTTAACTAAGCTGGCTGAAGAG GGTAAACTAGATCCTGTTGTTGGAAGGCAGCAGCAAATAGAACGTGTAACCCAGATTTTGGGTCGGCGGACAAAAAATAATCCTTGCCTCATTGGCGAGCCTGGTGTTGGGAAAACTGCTATTGCAGAAGGTCTGGCACAAAGGATTGCTAATGGGGATGTCCCTGAAACAATAGAAGGAAAGAAG GTTATAACCCTGGATATGGGCCTTCTTGTCGCTGGCACAAAATATCGTGGAGAGTTTGAGGAAAGATTAAAGAAACTGATGGAGGAAATTAAACAAAGTGATGAGATTATCCTTTTTATTGATGAGGTGCACACATTAATTGGAGCAGGGGCTGCAGAAGGAGCTATTGATGCAGCAAATATATTGAAACCTGCCCTCGCAAGAGGTGAACTGCAG TGCATTGGAGCCACGACATTGGATGAATACAGGAAACACATTGAGAAAGACCCAGCCTTAGAAAGGAGATTTCAGCCAGTCAAAGTGCCGGAACCATCTGTGGATGAAACCATACAGATTTTGAAAGGCCTTAGGGAGCGGTATGAAATCCACCATAAACTTCGTTACACAGATGAAGCATTAGTAGCTGCTGCGCAGCTGTCATACCAGTACATCAG TGATCGATTCTTGCCTGATAAGGCAATCGACTTAGTTGATGAAGCAGGTTCTCGGGTTCGCCTTCGTCATGCTCAA CTGCCTGAGGAAGCCAGGGAGCTTGAGAAAGAGCTGAGGCAGATCACAAAGGAGAAGAATGAGGCTGTTCGAAGTCAAGACTTTGAGAAG GCTGGAGAATTGCGTGATAGAGAAATGGAACTCAAGACTAAGATCTCTGCTCTAGTAGATAAGGGCAAGGAGATGAGCAAGGCTGAAAGCGAGGCAGGAGATGTAGGCCCTGTTGTGACTGAGGTTGATATTCAGCATATTGTCTCCTCCTGGACTGGCATTCCTGTCGAGAAAGTCTCTACTGATGAATCTGATCGCCTCCTCAAAATGGAAGAGACCCTCCATAAGAGGGTCATTGGTCAAGATGAGGCAGTTAAAGCCATCAGCCGTGCCATACGACGAGCTCGTGTTGGTCTGAAGAATCCCAATCGTCCAATTGCAAGCTTTATATTTTCTGGTCCAACTGGTGTTGGTAAATCTGAGTTAGCGAAAGCATTGGCTGCATACTATTTTGGGTCTGAAGAAGCAATGATTCGCCTTGACATGAGTGAATTTATGGAAAGGCATACTGTTTCCAAGCTCATTGGTTCGCCCCCTGGTTATGTTGGTTACACAGAGGGTGGTCAATTAACCGAGGCTGTTCGTCGTCGTCCATACACAGTGGTGCTCTTTGATGAGATTGAGAAGGCTCATCCTGATGTGTTCAACATGATGCTTCAAATTTTAGAGGATGGAAGGTTGACAGATAGTAAGGGTAGGACTGTAGACTTCAAAAATACACTTTTGATAATGACATCAAATGTGGGAAGCAGTGTTATAGAGAAGGGAGGTCGCAGAATAGGGTTTGACCTTGATTATGACGAGAAGGATAGTAGTTATAACCGGATCAAGAGCTTGGTGACAGAGGAACTGAAACAATACTTCAGGCCTGAGTTTTTGAATAGGTTGGACGAGATGATTGTCTTCCGTCAGCTCACAAAACTGGAGGTGAAGGAGATTGCGGATATAATGCTGAAGGAGGTATTTGATAGGTTAAAAGCAAAAGAAATAGACCTTCAAGTGACAGAGAGATTTAGAGACAGGGTGGTGGAGGAAGGATATAACCCAAGCTACGGTGCGAGACCATTGAGAAGGGCAATAATGAGACTTTTGGAAGACAGCATGGCGGAGAAGATGCTGGCAAGGGAGATCAAGGAGGGTGACTCGGTAATAGTTGATGTCGATTCAGACGGAAATGTCACAGTGCTCAATGGCAGCAGCGGTGCTCCCGAGTCATTGCCGGATGCCATCCCCGTGTAA